A single region of the Arthrobacter sp. PAMC25564 genome encodes:
- the gatC gene encoding Asp-tRNA(Asn)/Glu-tRNA(Gln) amidotransferase subunit GatC produces the protein MAAINRDDVAHLAHLAHIEMSAEELDRMAGELAVIVESVKSVSEAAGDDVPATSHPIPLTNVFREDVVGHTFTAEQALSGAPDAYEGRFKVPAILDEG, from the coding sequence ATGGCTGCGATCAACCGCGACGACGTCGCGCATCTCGCGCATCTCGCGCACATCGAGATGAGTGCTGAAGAGCTGGACAGGATGGCCGGCGAACTCGCCGTCATCGTTGAATCGGTGAAATCCGTCAGTGAAGCCGCCGGTGATGACGTCCCGGCCACTTCCCACCCGATCCCGCTGACGAACGTCTTCCGTGAGGACGTGGTGGGCCACACTTTCACCGCCGAGCAGGCACTCTCCGGCGCCCCCGACGCCTACGAAGGCCGCTTCAAGGTCCCGGCAATCCTGGATGAGGGCTAA